One stretch of Bombina bombina isolate aBomBom1 chromosome 7, aBomBom1.pri, whole genome shotgun sequence DNA includes these proteins:
- the LOC128666919 gene encoding gastrula zinc finger protein XlCGF17.1-like, whose protein sequence is MSLDIPCQGQSTDSSLSVFKDQRTDVRNKTYQCFTCGKVYAKELSLKRHKKSHTTTKQVFCSECGKSLKNQTCLTIHMKIHTGEKAFSCSECGKCFTQQSTLAAHQRLHTGEKPFSCSECKRCFTQQSTLNQHRKCHTGVKAFSCSECGQRYSRKSLLNKHLQSHISLGPLSCNEDGQNFNEKSSFNTHQQSHVRHRPFSCPECGQCFFIRSSLKSHLKIHTGEKPFSCSECGKSYTQRATLNAHKKTHTGEKPYSCSKCGKWFIWKSAFNKHLRVHAGEKYSCSECGKSYSQKGSLNKHQKIHIGV, encoded by the coding sequence ATGAGTTTGGATATTCCTTGTCAAGGTCAGAGTACAGACTCTTCTTTAAGTGTCTTTAAAGATCAAAGAACCGATGTAAGAAATAAAACATACCAATGTTTTACGTGTGGGAAGGTATATGCCAAGGAATTAAGTCTTAAAAGACATAAGAAAAGTCATACAACTACGAAACAGGTTttttgttctgaatgtgggaaaagttTAAAAAATCAAACGTGTCTAACTATACAcatgaaaattcatacaggagaaaaagcattttcatgttctgaatgtggaaaatgtttcacACAGCAATCGACTCTTGCTGCTCATCAGAGACTCCATACAGGAGAGAAAcccttttcatgttctgaatgcaaaAGATGTTTTACCCAACAATCAACTCTTAATCAACATCGGAAATGTCATACAGGagtaaaagcattttcatgttctgaatgtgggcaACGTTACAGTCGGAAATCATTGCTCAATAAACATCTACAATCTCATATTTCTTTAGGCCCATTATCATGTAATGAAGATGGGCAAAATTTTAATGAGAAATCAAGTTTTAATACACACCAGCAATCTCATGTTAGACACAGGCCATTTTCATGCCCTGAATGTGGTCAATGTTTTTTTATCCGATCCAGCCTTAAGTCGCATCTGAAAATTCACACGggagagaaaccattttcatgCTCTGAATGTGGAAAATCATATACTCAGAGAGCAACACTTAATGCTCATAAAAAAACTCATACCGGAGAAAAACCATATTCATGTTCTAAATGTGGAAAATGGTTTATCTGGAAATCAGCTTTTAATAAACACCTGAGGGTTCATGCAGGAGAAAAAtattcatgttctgagtgtggaaAATCATATTCTCAGAAAGGATCGCTTAATAAACACCAGAAAATTCATATAGGAGTTTGA